Within the Leptogranulimonas caecicola genome, the region GCGCCGTAGGTGAGGCGACGGCCGGAGCGGCTGGCCACAAACTCCTCCAGAGACTCGTCGGCCAGTTCGAAAAGTTCTTCCAAGCTCAAGCTGTAGCAGCAGGTCTCTGCCACGTTATAGCGACATTTGGTCTCCCAGGCATTCATCCACTGCTCGACTGCGAAGTCCTTGATATGCATGGCGTTCCTCTCCCTGATTCATATTTTTACGCGCCGGTGCTGCAACGCAACGCCTGCGAGCCTCAGCCAACATGAACTGCGGCACAACGCTGCCTAGAATTCCACCCAGGTGCCCATATTGGCTTCCACCGCGCGGTCGTAGGCCACTTTGGAGGCTGCCAAATCCTGGATGGCGATGCCAGAAGTATCAAAGACAGTGATGTCCTTGTCGCTCGAACGACCAGGGGCAGCGCCGGCGAGCACTTCGCCCAGCTCTGCCACGATGGCACCTGGCTTGATGGCGCCCTGTTTCACCGGCACCTCGAACTCGCCCGAAGCCACCGACTGCGCCCTGTCGTCGGCAAACAGCCGCGCTTGGGCTACCAGGTCACAGGGCAGCTCCTGCTTGCCTTCCATATCGGCGCCCACCGCAGAGATGTGCGTGCCTGGACGCACCCACTCGGCCTTGAGCACCGGAGTGGTGGCCGGGGTCACGCAGATCACCGCGTCGGCCTGTCGCACGGCGTCCTTTACGCTTGTTGCCTCCATCACAACGTCGCGCTCGATTCCCGCCTTGCCGAGAAGAGCTGCCACCTGGGCCTCGATCTCCTCAACCCTATGGGTGCGCGGGCCATCTGCGCGGGGATCCGACAAAAGCACCGTCTTGAGCTGGGGCATCGCGGCCAATGCAGCAGCTACCTGATAGGGGCACTGATGGCCCATGCCCACCAGCGACAGCGTGGTGGAGTCCGGACGCGCCAGAGTACGGACGCCCAGAGCCCCCGCAGCTCCAGTGCGCAGGCCGGTAATGGCTGAAGCATTGAGCAGCGCCAAAGGCTCGCCAGTGCGATCGCTGGCCAAAAGCGTGGTGCCATAGATCTCAGGCAAGCTGCGCTCGGGATTGCGGGAGAACCAGGCGGTGAGCTTGAGGCCAAAGAGTCCTGCAGCCGCCAGGTCGCCGGAGCGAATGTCCATGTCGGCCTCACCGGGCTCGAAAGCCGCATAGACCATAGGCCAGGCCGCAGCAGAGCCCTGAGCTTTCTGGACGTAGGCCTCCTCGACTGCCGTGAGAGCGTCTGAGATGGTGAATACCTGGGAGATGTCTTGGGCAGAGAGCACGAGCATCTTGGCCATGAGAGATCCTTTCTTGTACAGGGTTGCAGTAGAGCGCGCCTTGGGGCGCCGCTTGCCAGGGCGCCTGAACCGTTGGCCTCATAGTGCCGACAACGCCGCTCTCCTGTCGAGAGCGTTTTTATGGCGTGAACTACAATTTGCAGTGGTTGTTTTTATCGGCAGGTCTAATAATTTGGCAAAGGGATGCAGCTATGCGCTATACCGTCTCGGTTTTTTTGGCTTCCCATAAGGGTCAAGTGAAGCTGGTGGCAGGCTCGGGAGGACTGGCGCGCCCCATCCATGACGTGGGCATCTTGGACTATGAGTTCATGGCAGGCCTCAAAGAGCGCTACGAGCGGGACAACTTCCATAGTGAGCAGCTGGTATTGAGCACGTTTCTCTACGCCAAAGACGATCCCTACCTCATAGTCGAGGCCATCAAGCGTTTGGTAGCCAAAGATGCCAGCGGGCTGGTGTTTAAAAACGTCTTGCATCTGCCCCTGCCAGAACAGGCTGTGCGCTATGCCAATACTCGTGACTTTCCATTGTTTGTTACCACAAGTGATCAGGCGTATTTTGACTGCATAGTCTATGAAGTGGCTTCCGCTGCGGCCGCCATGGAAGAAGCGGGATTCTCTCGCCGTGCCGTAGATGCATTGTTGATGGCTACAGACCCTTCAGAGCGCCGTCGGTTGGCCCTGACTCTTTGCCCCTCCTTTGGAGAAAGCTGCAGCGTGGTGTGGATGGGCTGCGATGGGCCGCTGGATCCGCAAGCGCTTGCGTCCATCCAGCGCTGGTGGCACAAAGGACCAGGTGGAGGCCCTAGTTCTACCGTGATTGCCTACGATCAGGGAGCGCTGCTCGTGGCCACAGATCAAGACAGCGCGCCGGATCCCCATCGTCTGTTGGATTACTGTGCATCGATGCCAGAGCTGCCGGAGGAGCTGGCGGTACTGGCATTGGGAGCCAGTACTATGCATAAGCATTTGAATGAGTTAGGAGAGGCCGTCCGCGAGGCCTGGGACAGCGCAGGAGCTGCCATGCTTCAAGATGCCCGCGAGACCTGCTATGAGGACCTGGGGATACTGCGAGCGCTTCTCCCGGTGGCCCAAGACGAGGCCATGGAGCGGTTCGAGCATCAAATCTTGGATCCGTTGCGCGACCACGACGCCGAGCACGGCACCTCTTTGGCCCCCACCCTTTTGAGCTGGTGGGAGCATGGCCAACACATCGCGGCCTGCGCCGTCGCCCTAGGCCAGCATCCCAACACCCTGCGCTACAGGCTCAATGCCGCCGCCCGGCTCACAGGGCTTTCCTGGCAAAACCCCTCCGATGCCCAACAGCTGGCCCTGGCCTGCGCCCTCTCTCGTTGCCGAGAACTACGCTCGCTGCGACCAGGCGCTTTTTAGTGACCCCTTATGCAAAAGGCGCTCCCGGCGGAGAGGAAGCCAGGAGCGCCTGCGCAGAGAGAACGCCAGTTTGTATATATGGCAATAAGTGACGCGACTGGGATCGCAAGGCCCGCAACCCTCGCAGCCGTCTAGGCAGCTTCTTTGACCTCCCTCGAGGCTTCCTGCCCATACTTGGGCGTGGGGCGGAAGAGCTGGAAGAGGATAGCTGCCAAAGCTGCCAGCGCCACCACCGTCCAAACCCCAAAATGACCCAGGGCAAAGAGCTCCCAGAGCTGGTTGATGATGAGGCCTACCACCCAGCCGAAGCCGCACTGGTAGCCAATGGCAACCCAGAACCATTTGGGGTCAGCCATCTGGCGCCTAATGGTGCCTATGGCGGCGAAGCAGGGGGCGTCCAGCATGTTAAAGGCCACAAAGGCCAGCATGGCGCCCAGCGAGAAGGTGCCGGCCACAGTGAACATCTGCTGGAAGGTAGCCCACAGCAGCGTGGACCCCTCGCCCACCTCCCCCAGGCCAAAGAGCACGCCAAAGGTGGACACCAGGTTCTCTTTGGCGATCAAGGCAGACAGAGAGCAGGCCGCCGCCTGCCAGGTGCCAAAGCCAAGCGGGGCAAAGATCCAGGCAATGGCCGAGCCCACGCCCGCCAACACCGAGAAGTCCATGTAGTTCTCGGGCGCATCGGCCATGGAGGGCAAGAATCCAAAGGCGCCCGAACCGCCTTCCCAACCGGCCAGCCCAAAGTTGGACAAGAACCAAATGCCCACGCTGGCAGCGAAGATGATGGTGCCAGCCTTCTTGATGAATGCCGAGACGCGCTCCCACACATGGAGGAAGTAGGCTTTGGCGGCCGGCAGGTGATAGGCCGGAAGCTCCATCACAAAGGGGGCGGGCTCTCCGGCGAAGGGCTTGGTCTTCTTGAGCATGATGGCGCTCACAATCACCGCGGTCAGGCCCAAAAAGTAGAAGAAGGGGGCGATCCACCAACCCTCGGTGCCGCCGATAAGCACGCCCATCAATAGCGCGATGATTGGGGTCTTGGCGCCGCAGGGGATCATGGTGGTGAGCATGACGGTCATGCGGCGGTCGCGGTCGTTCTCGATGGTTTTGGTGGCCAGTACGCCAGGCACGCCGCAGCCAGAGGACACCAAAAGCGGGATGAAGCTCTTGCCAGAGAGCCCAAAGCGCCTGAAGGCACGGTCCATCACAAAGGCCACGCGGCTCATGTAGCCGCAGTCTTCCAAGAAGCACAGCAGCAAGAAGAGCACGATCATCTGAGGCAAGAAGCCCAAGATGGAGCCCACGCCGCCCACGACGCCGTCAAGCACCAAAGACTTCACCAGGTCGGAAGCTCCCAAGCTGTCGAGCCACTCCCCCACCACTGTCGGGATGCCCGGCACATACCAGCCGTACTCGCCGGGGATGGGCTCTTGGGCATTGGCTGCCTCCAAAAATGCCGCCGAATCCACCGGCTCATGATAGGCCAGCGCCTGCCCGGCTTTGAGCTGGGGCTCATCGGCAGCATTGGCCAACACCACGTCGCCCTCGGTGGACAAGAAGTTGCCGTCCTCGTCATGCAGGGGCACGTCGTGAGCCACCACGCCAGCCGCCGCTGCCCGCGAGGCGAAGTCTTCCACCGCAGCGCTGCCGCCCTGCTCGATGGCTTCAGCCACACCGGAAGTGTCCACTCCGGCCTCCTCGGCGGCAGCCAGATACCCCTCGACGGCAGCGCCGTAGTCCTTCTCGGCATAGGCCTTTTGAGCCTCCTCATAGGCTGCAGCCTGGGCAGGGTTAACAAACCAACCGTCGCCAAAGAGGCCGTCGTTTGCCCAGTCGGTGCCCCAGGTGCCCACCGTGGAGACCGCCAAGAAGTACACCAGAACCATCACAGCCACAAAGATGGGCAGTCCCAGCCAGCAGTTGGTGACTACGCGGTCGATCTTTTCCGAGGTGGTGAGCGCCTGCGGCGCCTTGGTGACGCACTGGTCCATAAGGCGCTCGATCCAGGCGTAGCGGTCGTTGGTCACCAGAGACTCGGCGTCGTCGTCCAGCTGGGCCTCGACGCCTGCGCGCGCCGCATCCACCGCAGCCACAGAGGCCGCAGGCAATCCCAACGCCTCCAGCGCCTGCCGCTCTCCCTCGAAGGCCTTCACCGCATACCAAGCAAGCTGGGACTTGCGAGGCACAAAGCCAGCGATCACCTGGGAGATCTCCTGCACCGCACCAGCCACCGGCGCCGAGAAGAGATCTGCCACCGGAGGCTGGCCCTTCTCGGCAGCAGCATGCTTAGCGGCGGCCACAAGCTCGTCCAAATTGCGCCGACGCAGGGCGCTGATGGGCACCACCGGGCAGCCCAAGCGAGCCGAAAGCTCCTGGACGTCTATCTTGTCGCCGGCCTTTTCCACCAGATCCACCATGTTCAGGGCCACCACGCAGGGAAGGCCGCACTCCAGGATCTGGGTGGTGAGGTAGAGGTTGCGCTCCAGGTTGGTGGCATCTACCACGTCGATGACCACCGCAGGCTCCCCGCTCAACAGATAGTCGCGGCTCACCACCTCCTCCGGGGAGTAGGGGGAGAGCGAGTAGATGCCAGGCAGGTCGCAGAGCACCACGTGCCTGTCTTCGCGCAGCGGCGCCTCCAGCTTCTCCACCGTGACGCCGGGCCAGTTGCCCACGTAACCGTTGGAGCCGGTGAGCTCGTTAAACAGGGTAGTCTTGCCGCAGTTGGGGTTTCCCGCCAGGGCAATGTTCAAAGTTGTGTCCAAGGTGTTCCCTTTCGTAGCGCTGAGGGCGGGCGACCCTCTGCCTTAAAGGCCTTTAGATGCAGGAGCCAGGGTCTGCTGCCGACAAACCCTTGCCAATACAAAGCTTGCTAGCAGACGGTGGGCTCCACCTCCACCAGTGCTGCCTCGTCTTTTCTAATGGACAGCTGGTAGCCACGCACCGTGAGCTCTAAAGGGTCGCCCAAAGGCGCCACCTTTTTGACGTCCACCCGGGCTCCTTTGGTGATACCCATGTCCATGATGCGGCGCTTGAGCTGGCCGCTGCCCGTGAGCTTGAGCACTTTGCAGGACTGCCCCACAGGGATCTGAGCCAACGTGAGAGGATGGGCCATGAAGGCTCCTTTCTTCTTTGCAGGTTGATTTGTTATGGCAGGCAGCTGCGATATCTTTTGGGCGCATCCATCACCCAGGCAGCCGCGCTGACTGACGCGCCTTTCTAGCAGCACATCACCTGGCGGGCAGTGTCGCGATCCAGGCCTAGCTGCGACCCCTTGATGCTCACAATGGTGCCTGCGGAGGTTTGGTTGACCACCCGCACCTGCGCCCCCTCTACAAACCCTAGGTTCGCCAAGTGCTGGGCAGCCGCGCCTCTGCGCACCTTGCGCACCGTGAGCACAGATCCCGGATTGGCCAGCGAAAGAGGCAGAGCAGGACCGCCCCCAGAGCTCGCGACAGGCGCCTCAGCCATGCGGCGCCTGCCTGCCTCTCGCGACGCGAAGGATAGAGTTGCGGTATTCATAGCTGGTCATCTCCAAAGTTATACATCGCTAACTCAATTTGTATGATACAGCTAACTTTTGAGAAGTAAACCATTATTTACTTTTAGGCCGGCATGTTTTAAGGGAGACGTCCCTTCTTTCGACGCAGGGGGCCTGGCATTGAGGGTAGAGGCGCTTCTCGGCAGGTAACTCGCCATCCCCGCGCCCAGTCGCTCTCCCAAAATGAGGAGTCGCTCATCAGCAGCTCTCCACAGCTCGCCAATGGCAGGGGCATCTCTTCAGGAAAACTGATATTCTAGGGTTTCATAGAGAGCCGTAGTCCTTAGGAGAGTGGCATGCCAGAGCCTCGCACTAAACTTGTTGGCCGCGCAGGAGTAAGCGCGGCAGACTGCATGCGGATCTTTCCTCGCAAAGACAAAGAATCCGGCTCGGCCTATGCCTACCGGGTGCTTTCCTACAACATCCTCATGCTCTATATGCCTCCGGGAGCTTGGATCCGCGAGTCTTCCGTGGCAGAGATCCTAGAGGTCTCCCGCACCCCCGTCCATGAGGCCATGGGCCTTCTGCGCGACCGCTCTCTGGTAGAGGTGGCCCCCCAAAGCGCCACCCATGTCTCGCGCATCTCGGTAAGCCAGCTGCGCCAATCCTTCTACATGCGCGTAGCCGTGGAGCCTCTGGTGGTCACCCAGCTGGCTCGCGTGATCACCCAGCCTACGCTGGATGAGCTGCACCGCTTGGTAGACGCCATGGACGAGTCGCTGGCCATCCCCTACAACGAGGCCAAATACATCGAGCTCAACGAGGAGTTCCACCGCACCGCCTACGAGGCCGCAGCCAAAGGCTACGTCTGGGAGTCCCTGCAAAAAACCGGCTGCTCCTTTAGGCGCTGCTGCAATATGGGTGTGCTTTTTGGCTACACCAAGCCCTCCACCGAGCCCTTCCGCAAAGTGCTGGGCTTTTTGGAGAACGGCGGCGAGAACCGCGTCGAGGTGGCCGCTGCCATCCACGAATACCTCTCCAACTACGCCACCTACATCGAGCAGCTCATCTCCGACTTCCCCGACTGCTTCGTCAACGTCAACACCACCGCGAGCACCCGACGCTAATCCCTGCGCGCATGTGGGCCCTGCCCCTTCGCCCTCTGACCGAGAAGCCCTGCCATCCTATCAAGTGCGCAACCAGTAGCCCATAGCACAAAACGCGCGCGAAAAAGCTCCAAAACCGCTTCCAGCCAATGGCGCATCGTTCACGGATTGGGTTTTGCAAGCTTTCAAGAATCTGCCACTGATACACCAGAGGTAGGCTAGCATCGAATCTACGCACGACCCCTGCACGTTTGGCAACGCGTTTTTTATCCCCTTCGAGGAAAGGACCAGCCATGGGTGTAAGAGCAGAAGAAGCGCTCGATTTGAACTACGACGGGCTCGCCAACTACCTGAGCCACAACCACTCGGTCTACATGGGCCTAGATGACGCCATGTACTACCTCACCGATGTCAACGCTCACTACTGGCGCGCCCAGGACACCTCAGTCCTCAATCACAAGGGCCACTACACTGACTGCTCTGAGCTCGTCCCCACCATCGGCGAGTTTTTGAGCCTCCCCTGGCTTGACGGCAAGACTGTCGAAGATGTTGCAGACCAAGTCACCTTCTACGCCAGCACCAAGCCTCGCTCCGAGGTAGAGGCAGAGATGGCTGCATCAGAGGAGTAAGCCCAGCCTTCGACTCGCCGGCCACATAGCCAGAGTCCTGGTTTGACTGATTGTTTTATCTGTATTCAAAGGCGGTGGGCCACCTGGGCCTGCCGCCTTTCGGGCTTACAGGACAAAAAGCATGCTGTGAATTGGGACGTTGACGCAGGTCAACATCCTTTTTTGGGTGTTTAAATCCGGAAGGCAAATTTGAACACGGGGACTCGGGCAGCGGGTGTGCTATCAAATGCAGCGGTGCCCCAGCTAAAGGCTGCAAAATCGAGCCGCTATATCCTGAAGGTAGGAGAGCTTGATGAAAGAAGGCGATCTGTGGGGTCTGCGGGACCAAGATGCAGAGGAGCGACAGCGCTGGCGCCTACTAAGTACATCTCCTCCAGCACGCGCCTACTAAGTACAATTTAATATGAAACCAACTCTGTGAGCTTGGGAAATTAATTACTTAAATAAATAGTGGTGCAGATTTTGGGCAAAATCGACCTACTAAGTACTTAGTAGGCGCAAAGTGATGCTTAGCAGGCATGAAGTGACACTCAGTCCAAACTTCATCTGCCCCGGGTCCTCATCTCACAGGTAGGTCTACTTTTTGACCTTCCATGATTTAGCCGGGGTTTTGCAGTGTGAAAGCAGTACTACTTTCACACTGCCCCCTTTTGAGCGCAAAGAGTACTTATAAATAATGAAGGTAGATTTGGTCTACAGGTTTTTGGCCTACAGGATAAGGGGTGTTGGCGCAGATCTGACGTAGGTCTGACGCAGGTCAACACCCCCTTATCAAAGCACGCTTTTTGTTCTATAAGCCCTGTTCTATCCCTGACAGATGGCCTCCTCAAGCTGAGGCACCGTATCTACCAGGAGGGCGGCGCCCTTCTCGGCAAGGAAGTCAGGATCCCTGAAGCCCCAGGTCACAGAGATACAGGGGATTTGGGAGTTTTTCGCGGTGAGGATGTCCACCTCGGAGTCGCCCACGTAGCAAGCCGTGTCGCGAGAGACTCCCATGGAGTCGAGGGCCAGGTAGACCATGGCGGCGTCGGGCTTTCTGGGGATGTCGTCTCGCTGGCCCAGCACAAAGTCGAAGGCGCCGGGAAAATGGAGCTCCATGAGCTCGCGCACGGCGAAGTCGCCCTTGTTAGACACGGCGGCGCACTTCACGCCGGCGGCGCGCAGATGCTCGATCATCTGAGGAATGCCCGGGTAGGGATGGGTGTGGTCATTGCAGTGGATGGCATAGTAGGCGCAAAAGTCGTCGAAGACGCTGTCCACCTCTGGCTGCGGGGTGCCGGCCGGGCAGGCGTCCAGCATGAGCTTGCGCAGGCCGTTTCCTACCATGGCGCGCACCTGGGCCAACGTATAGAGCGGGAACCCATGGGCGTCCAGGGTGTGGTTGAGCGCCAGCTGGAGGTCGTCTAGCGTATCCAGGATGGTTCCGTCCAAATCGAATACCGCAGCGTTGTACATGGGTTTCCGCTTCCTTTCCAACTGTTGGCGAATCTGGGCAGCAGCCCCAAGAGCGCGGCCTCGTTGCTATGATAGATAACCGCGTGCGCTCAGGTGCCGTCTACGCCTGAAGCGCCCCGTCTATCATTCACCGCCCGACCCTGCAGGGGGCGGCAAGACGAAGGGATTTCACCGTGTCTTCTTACTCCATGGCAACCCATACCTGCGGCCAGCTCCGCGCCCAAGACATTGGCCAGGACGTCACGCTTTGTGGCTGGGTATGGCGCCGCCGCGACCATGGTGGCCTCATCTTTGTGGACCTGCGCGACAACACCGGCCTCACCCAGCTCACCTTTGACCCCGACAACTCCGGCGGCCAGGCCTTCCATACGGCCGAGGACATTCGCCCCGAGTGGCCCATCATGGTGAGCGGCACCGTGCGTCATCGCCCGGAGGATACCGCCAACCCCAATCTGCCCACCGGCGAGATCGAGGTGCTAGTACACGAGATCGTGGTGCTCAACACCTCCAAGACGCCGCCTTTCCAGATTGAGGACAACATCGACACTGCCGAGGACACCCGTCTTCGCTACCGCTACCTGGATTTGCGCCGTCCCCAGATGCAGCACAACCTCAAGGTGCGCAACGATTTCACCTTCGCCGTCCGCGAGGCGTTGCACAACAATGACTTCCTCGAGGTAGAGACCCCTATGTTGGCCAAGTCTACCCCCGAGGGCGCCCGCGACTTCATCGTGCCTTCCCGTACCCAGCCGGGCAACTTCTACGCTCTGCCCCAGTCACCCCAGCTGCTGAAGCAGCTGCTTATGGTGAGCGGCGTGGACCGCTACTACCAGGTGGTCAAGTGCTTCCGCGACGAGGACCTGCGCGCCGACCGCCAGCCGGAGTTCACCCAGGTAGACCTCGAGATGGCCTTTGTGGACCAAGACAACGTCATGTCCATGGTGGAACACGTGCTCAAGCGCGCCTTTGCCGCCGTGGGCGTCGATATGCCCAGCCCCCTGCGCCGCATGCCCTACTGGGAGGCCATGGACACCTACGGTTCCGATAAGCCCGACACCCGCTACGGCATGACCTTGGTGGACGTGAGCGACATCTTCACCGCCTCCCAGTTCAAGGTCTTTGCCAGCGCCGCCACCACTCCCGGCCAGGTAGTCAAGTGCATCAACGCCAAGGGCGCTGGCGCATGGCCCCGCGCGCAGATCGACAAGCTGGAGAAAGTGGCAAAGGACTTGGGCGCCAAGGGCCTGGCTTGGATCGCCTTCCGCGAGGACGGCTCGGTGAACTCCCCCATCGTCAAGTTCTTCTCCGACGACGAGATGGCAGCCCTTCGCGAGCGCGCTCAGGTAGAGCCTGGCGACCTGGTGATGTTTGCCGCCACCGAGCGCCTGGAGGCAGACACCATCCTGGGCGGCATGCGCACCCACATGGCCAACGCGCTGGATATCCCCCGCGAGGGCCACGACTTCCTCTGGGTAGTGGACTTCCCCATGTTCGCCTACGACAAGAAGGCGAACCGCTACTCCGCGGAGCACCATCCCTTCACCCTGCCGGTTGAGGCCGACATCCCCCTCATCGACACCGACCCTCTGGCCGTAGGCTCCTACACCTATGACTTTGTCATGGACGGCTTCGAGGCTGGCGGCGGCGGCCTGCGTATCCACAACGCCGACCTGCAGATGAAGGTCCTCGAGCGCCTGGGCTTCACCCCCGAGCGCGCCCAGGAGCAATTTGGCTTCCTGCTTGAGGCCCTCTCCTTTGGCGCGCCTCCCATGGGCGGCTTTGCCCTGGGCCTCGACCGCGTATGCATGCTTTTGGTAGGCGCCGACTCCATCCGCGACGTCATGGCCTTCCCCAAGACCTCCAGCGGCTCCGACCTCATGCAGGGCGCGCCCTCCGAGGTCTCTGCGGCCCAGCTCAAGGATGTAAGCCTGCGCATCGACTAGACGCACTGCGCCCGGCCCGCTGCGGTTGACCTGCCGAGAAACACTGCCACTGCAAGCAGGGGCTGAGCGCCTAGCACGATCCCTTGACACCAAGCGGTTCATGTCTTTAGGGGCATGGGCCGCTTTTCTGTGGACATATGGGATGGCATGGGATGCGCTTCTCGGTTGAGAACCGCTGCACGAACGCGAACAACTGCAAATGAGAACGGGTTACTGAATGAAAGTGGATTCCCGGATTAGAACATGCGTTTTGATGCCCTCAAAAAACTATCTACTTTTGCTACCTAATGTGTTGCAATTGTAGTAAGATGCACTTATTGATGCAAGAAGGCCTAGTATACCTGGGCCTTCCTATATTGATGCCGATGGCTCGCACCGAGGAAGGATCACTATGAAGGCACTGGATGCTCTCAATAAGCTCAGCGACCTATGTGCTCGCCAAAAGGGGTTATTTACTTCGGCACAAGCCCAGGAAGTCGGTGTTAACCGCACCACTCTTACTCGCCTTGCCGCCCACCAGCAAATCGTTCCCATTGCACGCGGCGTCTACCGAGCCGCTACGGCGCCAGCGCTGCGAGAGGAACCTGTCTATGCCGCATGGCTTTCTTTGGATCCCAAAACTCCCGCTTGGAAGCGCAAGCTAGATAACACCGATTACGTGGTCTCTCGTGAAACTGCTGCCTGGCTCTACGGATTCGACGAGTTTGATCCCAAACCCTATGCCTTTGCCAGCATCGAACGCAAGCAGACTCGCAACAAAGGCATCCACTTGTTCAAGCATGCAATCAAGCCTGAAGATGTGAGGGTAGTCGACGGCCTCCCCGTACTTTCGCGCCAACGCACTGCCACCGAGATTCTCAAGTATTGCCCCAATACTCGAGCGATCATCGATTTTTTAAGCACACTTACACCCGAAGAACGACCTTTGAGCATGATGCGGCTCCTTGGAAATCGGGAGACAAAGTTCTCCTCTCTGGATGCCCATCAAATTAGATCTGTTTGCAACCTCTGGAGAAAAGAGGACCGCTCCCTAAGGAATGACTGGGGCACAGATCACACAGGTAGAGCCCATAGTTAGTACTTCTTAGGAAGAGGGAGCACATGGACAGCTTTAGAGATCATCTGAAAAACCCTTAGCAGCCAGAGTTCATATCGCAGCCCCTCAAAATACTTACTTCACTTGTATCAATCTAAGACATGGCTAATGTGCGCTTTTTTCACATTAGCCATGTTCATTTGTAGCTAACGTAGATAGTTTTCTGAGGGTCTGTCACCCCTCTTTTCTTGGCCCATTGATCGTTGGCCTTGGCCCTTCTTGGTTCTTCACAGCTATCTCGCCCCTCACCTTCCTAACTTCGCCGGGAGCTCTCCTGGCTCTTTCTCAGGCTCCTTCCACGTCGCGTGCGGCCTGGTACCACACCACCACGCCACACAGGCGCAAAGAGCGCTGCTCCACTATGAGATCGGGAGTGCCCCTTTCGTGAGACCAGGTAGAGAGCATGGCTACGCTGCCATTGGCCATATAGCGGCGTATCACTACGTTGGCATCGTCTACAAGCACCACCACAGAGCAGCCGTTATAGGGTGCCACTTGAGGATCCACCAGC harbors:
- a CDS encoding CDP-alcohol phosphatidyltransferase, with amino-acid sequence MGVRAEEALDLNYDGLANYLSHNHSVYMGLDDAMYYLTDVNAHYWRAQDTSVLNHKGHYTDCSELVPTIGEFLSLPWLDGKTVEDVADQVTFYASTKPRSEVEAEMAASEE
- a CDS encoding FeoA family protein, whose amino-acid sequence is MAHPLTLAQIPVGQSCKVLKLTGSGQLKRRIMDMGITKGARVDVKKVAPLGDPLELTVRGYQLSIRKDEAALVEVEPTVC
- the feoB gene encoding ferrous iron transporter B, with the translated sequence MDTTLNIALAGNPNCGKTTLFNELTGSNGYVGNWPGVTVEKLEAPLREDRHVVLCDLPGIYSLSPYSPEEVVSRDYLLSGEPAVVIDVVDATNLERNLYLTTQILECGLPCVVALNMVDLVEKAGDKIDVQELSARLGCPVVPISALRRRNLDELVAAAKHAAAEKGQPPVADLFSAPVAGAVQEISQVIAGFVPRKSQLAWYAVKAFEGERQALEALGLPAASVAAVDAARAGVEAQLDDDAESLVTNDRYAWIERLMDQCVTKAPQALTTSEKIDRVVTNCWLGLPIFVAVMVLVYFLAVSTVGTWGTDWANDGLFGDGWFVNPAQAAAYEEAQKAYAEKDYGAAVEGYLAAAEEAGVDTSGVAEAIEQGGSAAVEDFASRAAAAGVVAHDVPLHDEDGNFLSTEGDVVLANAADEPQLKAGQALAYHEPVDSAAFLEAANAQEPIPGEYGWYVPGIPTVVGEWLDSLGASDLVKSLVLDGVVGGVGSILGFLPQMIVLFLLLCFLEDCGYMSRVAFVMDRAFRRFGLSGKSFIPLLVSSGCGVPGVLATKTIENDRDRRMTVMLTTMIPCGAKTPIIALLMGVLIGGTEGWWIAPFFYFLGLTAVIVSAIMLKKTKPFAGEPAPFVMELPAYHLPAAKAYFLHVWERVSAFIKKAGTIIFAASVGIWFLSNFGLAGWEGGSGAFGFLPSMADAPENYMDFSVLAGVGSAIAWIFAPLGFGTWQAAACSLSALIAKENLVSTFGVLFGLGEVGEGSTLLWATFQQMFTVAGTFSLGAMLAFVAFNMLDAPCFAAIGTIRRQMADPKWFWVAIGYQCGFGWVVGLIINQLWELFALGHFGVWTVVALAALAAILFQLFRPTPKYGQEASREVKEAA
- a CDS encoding PucR family transcriptional regulator, encoding MRYTVSVFLASHKGQVKLVAGSGGLARPIHDVGILDYEFMAGLKERYERDNFHSEQLVLSTFLYAKDDPYLIVEAIKRLVAKDASGLVFKNVLHLPLPEQAVRYANTRDFPLFVTTSDQAYFDCIVYEVASAAAAMEEAGFSRRAVDALLMATDPSERRRLALTLCPSFGESCSVVWMGCDGPLDPQALASIQRWWHKGPGGGPSSTVIAYDQGALLVATDQDSAPDPHRLLDYCASMPELPEELAVLALGASTMHKHLNELGEAVREAWDSAGAAMLQDARETCYEDLGILRALLPVAQDEAMERFEHQILDPLRDHDAEHGTSLAPTLLSWWEHGQHIAACAVALGQHPNTLRYRLNAAARLTGLSWQNPSDAQQLALACALSRCRELRSLRPGAF
- a CDS encoding FeoA family protein: MNTATLSFASREAGRRRMAEAPVASSGGGPALPLSLANPGSVLTVRKVRRGAAAQHLANLGFVEGAQVRVVNQTSAGTIVSIKGSQLGLDRDTARQVMCC
- a CDS encoding ornithine cyclodeaminase family protein, with product MAKMLVLSAQDISQVFTISDALTAVEEAYVQKAQGSAAAWPMVYAAFEPGEADMDIRSGDLAAAGLFGLKLTAWFSRNPERSLPEIYGTTLLASDRTGEPLALLNASAITGLRTGAAGALGVRTLARPDSTTLSLVGMGHQCPYQVAAALAAMPQLKTVLLSDPRADGPRTHRVEEIEAQVAALLGKAGIERDVVMEATSVKDAVRQADAVICVTPATTPVLKAEWVRPGTHISAVGADMEGKQELPCDLVAQARLFADDRAQSVASGEFEVPVKQGAIKPGAIVAELGEVLAGAAPGRSSDKDITVFDTSGIAIQDLAASKVAYDRAVEANMGTWVEF
- a CDS encoding GntR family transcriptional regulator, with amino-acid sequence MPEPRTKLVGRAGVSAADCMRIFPRKDKESGSAYAYRVLSYNILMLYMPPGAWIRESSVAEILEVSRTPVHEAMGLLRDRSLVEVAPQSATHVSRISVSQLRQSFYMRVAVEPLVVTQLARVITQPTLDELHRLVDAMDESLAIPYNEAKYIELNEEFHRTAYEAAAKGYVWESLQKTGCSFRRCCNMGVLFGYTKPSTEPFRKVLGFLENGGENRVEVAAAIHEYLSNYATYIEQLISDFPDCFVNVNTTASTRR
- a CDS encoding HAD family hydrolase produces the protein MYNAAVFDLDGTILDTLDDLQLALNHTLDAHGFPLYTLAQVRAMVGNGLRKLMLDACPAGTPQPEVDSVFDDFCAYYAIHCNDHTHPYPGIPQMIEHLRAAGVKCAAVSNKGDFAVRELMELHFPGAFDFVLGQRDDIPRKPDAAMVYLALDSMGVSRDTACYVGDSEVDILTAKNSQIPCISVTWGFRDPDFLAEKGAALLVDTVPQLEEAICQG